A single genomic interval of Shewanella halotolerans harbors:
- the glpE gene encoding thiosulfate sulfurtransferase GlpE — MSAFQHLSVNQLIHMLEDNAEVQVVDIRDGASFEAGQIPGSTNLNNENLARYIAEADMDSPLVVVCYHGISSQNAAQYLHEQGFDDVYSLDGGFQAWREAH, encoded by the coding sequence ATGTCTGCTTTTCAACACCTGAGTGTCAATCAACTCATCCATATGCTGGAAGACAATGCCGAGGTACAGGTGGTCGATATCCGTGACGGCGCCAGCTTCGAGGCGGGACAGATCCCCGGTTCGACCAACCTCAACAACGAAAACCTGGCACGCTACATTGCCGAGGCCGACATGGACAGCCCCTTAGTCGTGGTCTGCTATCACGGCATCAGCAGCCAAAATGCCGCGCAATACCTGCATGAACAGGGGTTCGATGATGTCTATAGCCTGGACGGTGGCTTCCAGGCCTGGCGCGAAGCCCATTAA
- the glpG gene encoding rhomboid family intramembrane serine protease GlpG produces MLELGRLPNERAAQALIDYLKGQGINCQLQHAEHGVILYVTREQDYAKARHEYEHFVRNPYDDKYLQASWENGSTGTKLDYGAPGLQLVTQFLSGAGPLTLIVMLSCTLIYLGFIFGFANPIFEALSFFGAVPGSDSSQIWRVFTPSLMHFSAMHIIFNLLWWWYLGGKIENKLGVTPLLTLLLIAGTLPNLLQYAIGGPNFGGLSGVVYAVVGYTWIMGVRRPEKGIGLPPAYIGFMLVWLVFGFTDMFGLSIANGAHVGGLMVGLAQGFIDSRRRV; encoded by the coding sequence ATGTTGGAACTTGGTCGTCTCCCCAATGAGCGCGCCGCCCAGGCGCTGATCGATTACCTCAAGGGCCAGGGCATAAATTGCCAGCTGCAACATGCCGAACACGGGGTGATCCTCTATGTCACCCGAGAGCAAGACTACGCCAAGGCACGCCACGAATATGAGCACTTCGTGCGCAATCCCTATGACGACAAGTACCTTCAGGCCTCCTGGGAGAACGGCAGCACAGGCACCAAGCTAGATTACGGCGCGCCTGGGCTGCAGCTGGTGACTCAGTTCCTGTCCGGGGCCGGCCCCCTGACCCTTATCGTGATGCTCAGCTGTACGCTAATCTATCTCGGCTTTATCTTCGGCTTCGCCAACCCTATCTTCGAGGCACTCTCCTTCTTCGGCGCTGTACCCGGTAGCGACAGCAGCCAGATCTGGCGCGTATTTACCCCGAGCCTGATGCACTTCTCCGCTATGCATATCATCTTCAACCTGCTCTGGTGGTGGTATCTAGGCGGTAAGATTGAAAACAAGCTAGGGGTGACTCCACTTTTAACCTTACTGCTGATAGCCGGCACCCTGCCGAACCTGCTGCAATATGCAATTGGCGGCCCCAACTTCGGCGGCCTCTCAGGCGTTGTCTATGCGGTGGTAGGCTACACCTGGATCATGGGAGTCAGACGTCCCGAGAAGGGGATAGGCCTGCCCCCGGCCTACATAGGCTTCATGTTGGTCTGGCTGGTGTTTGGCTTTACCGATATGTTCGGCTTATCTATTGCCAACGGCGCCCATGTCGGCGGCTTAATGGTGGGCCTGGCCCAAGGCTTTATCGACAGTCGCCGACGGGTTTAG
- the elbB gene encoding isoprenoid biosynthesis glyoxalase ElbB — protein MKKFAVLLSGAGVFDGSELHEAVLTLLSLTQAGVSYQCFAPNIEQMHVVNHLTGEVAVGEHRNVLVESARIARGDIKATDELDIQAFDGLVIPGGFGAAKNLCNFAVVGSECEVAPSVKAFISEFVEANKPVGFICISPVMIPKLYGEKAKGTIGHDSDTAHAFNLMGGEHVEANVEQIVVDEARKLVSTPAYMLAENIAQAHIGIDKLVKKVIELA, from the coding sequence ATGAAAAAATTTGCTGTTTTATTAAGCGGCGCGGGAGTGTTCGATGGCAGCGAACTTCATGAGGCGGTATTGACTCTGCTGTCGCTGACCCAGGCCGGAGTGAGTTATCAATGTTTCGCACCTAACATAGAGCAGATGCACGTGGTGAATCACCTCACAGGTGAGGTGGCCGTGGGTGAGCATCGCAACGTGCTGGTGGAGTCGGCGCGTATTGCCCGTGGCGACATCAAGGCAACGGACGAGTTAGATATCCAGGCCTTCGATGGCCTGGTGATCCCAGGTGGCTTTGGCGCCGCGAAGAATCTGTGTAATTTTGCCGTGGTGGGCAGCGAGTGTGAGGTGGCACCCAGCGTGAAGGCCTTCATCAGCGAGTTTGTCGAGGCGAACAAGCCGGTGGGCTTTATCTGTATCTCGCCCGTGATGATCCCTAAGCTCTATGGCGAGAAGGCCAAGGGTACCATAGGCCATGACAGCGACACAGCCCACGCCTTTAACCTGATGGGCGGTGAGCATGTGGAGGCCAATGTCGAGCAGATCGTCGTCGATGAGGCGCGTAAACTGGTAAGTACGCCGGCTTATATGTTGGCCGAGAATATTGCCCAGGCCCATATCGGCATAGATAAGCTGGTGAAGAAGGTGATTGAGCTGGCGTGA
- the polA gene encoding DNA polymerase I, whose translation MPNIAENPLILVDGSSYLYRAYYAPPHLTNSKGEATGAVYGVINMLRSLLNQYKPTQMAVVFDAKGKTFRNEMYAEYKAHRPPMPDDLRTQIEPLHRIIRALGLPLVCIPGVEADDVIGTIARQASQEGRSVLISTGDKDMAQLVDDKITLINTMTNTILGPQEVSEKFGVGPELIIDLLALQGDKADNIPGLPGVGEKTALAMLQGVGGVEAILANPEKMPELGFRGAKTMPAKIAEHGDMLKLSYELATIKCDVKLEQDWHQLNIQDADRDELIKCYGEMEFKRWLAEVLDNKSSTDSQEEADEVPAPQTIDTQYDTILTWEALDEWLKALAAAPLFALDTETTSLNYMEAKLVGLSFAIEPGKAAYLPLAHDYADAPEQLDSEQVLAKLKPLLEDPSLLKVGQNLKYDMSILANVGISLKGVAFDTMLESYVFNSVASKHNMDDLALKYLGHKNISFEEIAGKGVKQLTFNQIPLETAAPYAAEDADITLRLHQHLWPRLQKASELASVFTDIELPLVNILSQIERQGVLIDSMLLGQQSDELARKIDELEQKAYEIAEEPFNLGSTKQLQALFFEKLGYPVLKKTPKGAPSTAEEVLVELALDYPLPKIILEHRSLSKLKSTYTDKLPLMVDGKTGRVHTSYHQAIAATGRLSSSEPNLQNIPIRTEEGRRIRHAFVAPEGRKILAADYSQIELRIMAHLSQDKGLLSAFAEGKDIHRATAAEVFDVDFGEVTSEQRRRAKAVNFGLIYGMSAFGLARQLDIPRHEAQQYIDIYFKRYPGVLKYMEDTRAAAAEQGYVSTLYGRRLYLPAIKDRNAMRRQAAERAAINAPMQGTAADIIKKAMINIAQWIETETQGEITMIMQVHDELVFEVDANKADSLKLKVCELMAQAASLDVELLAEAGIGDNWEQAH comes from the coding sequence ATGCCTAATATCGCTGAAAACCCACTCATTCTTGTGGATGGTTCTTCCTACCTTTACCGCGCCTACTATGCGCCGCCTCACCTGACCAACTCCAAGGGTGAAGCCACGGGGGCTGTGTATGGCGTGATCAACATGCTGCGCAGCCTGCTTAACCAATATAAGCCGACCCAGATGGCGGTGGTGTTCGATGCCAAGGGAAAAACCTTCCGCAATGAGATGTATGCCGAATATAAGGCCCACAGACCCCCCATGCCGGACGATCTCAGAACGCAGATCGAGCCGCTGCATCGCATCATTCGCGCATTGGGGCTTCCCCTGGTCTGTATTCCCGGCGTCGAGGCCGATGATGTCATAGGCACCATCGCCAGACAGGCGAGCCAGGAAGGCCGCTCCGTGCTGATCAGTACGGGCGATAAAGATATGGCCCAGTTGGTGGATGACAAGATCACCCTGATCAACACTATGACCAACACTATCCTAGGCCCTCAAGAGGTGAGCGAGAAGTTTGGTGTCGGCCCTGAGCTGATCATCGACCTACTGGCACTGCAAGGCGATAAGGCAGATAACATCCCCGGCCTGCCTGGCGTGGGTGAGAAGACGGCGCTGGCTATGCTACAAGGCGTCGGCGGCGTCGAAGCCATCCTAGCCAACCCAGAGAAGATGCCGGAACTCGGCTTTAGGGGTGCTAAGACCATGCCCGCCAAGATCGCCGAACATGGCGACATGCTCAAGCTCTCCTATGAGCTGGCGACCATCAAGTGCGACGTCAAGCTGGAGCAAGACTGGCACCAACTCAACATTCAAGACGCGGATCGCGACGAACTGATCAAATGCTACGGCGAGATGGAATTTAAGCGCTGGCTGGCCGAGGTGTTAGACAACAAGTCGAGCACCGACAGCCAAGAAGAGGCCGACGAAGTGCCGGCGCCTCAAACTATCGATACCCAGTACGACACCATTCTGACTTGGGAAGCCTTAGATGAGTGGCTAAAGGCCCTGGCCGCCGCACCACTATTTGCCCTGGATACCGAAACCACCAGCCTCAACTACATGGAAGCCAAACTGGTGGGGCTCTCGTTTGCCATCGAGCCAGGCAAGGCCGCCTATCTGCCGCTGGCACACGATTATGCCGATGCCCCAGAGCAGCTCGACAGCGAGCAGGTACTAGCCAAGCTCAAGCCACTGCTGGAAGACCCTAGCCTTCTCAAGGTGGGACAGAACCTTAAATATGACATGAGCATACTGGCCAATGTCGGTATCTCCCTCAAGGGCGTGGCCTTCGATACCATGCTAGAGTCCTATGTGTTTAACTCGGTCGCCTCCAAGCACAACATGGATGACCTGGCGCTGAAATACCTGGGTCATAAGAATATCAGCTTCGAAGAGATCGCGGGCAAGGGCGTTAAGCAGCTGACCTTCAACCAGATCCCGCTGGAGACGGCAGCACCTTACGCCGCCGAAGACGCCGATATCACACTCAGGTTGCATCAACACCTCTGGCCAAGACTGCAAAAGGCCAGCGAGCTTGCCAGCGTCTTTACCGACATAGAACTGCCTCTGGTCAACATATTGTCTCAAATCGAACGTCAGGGCGTGTTGATCGACAGCATGTTGCTGGGCCAGCAGAGCGACGAATTGGCACGCAAGATAGATGAGCTGGAACAGAAGGCTTACGAGATCGCTGAAGAGCCCTTTAACCTGGGCTCGACCAAACAGCTGCAGGCCCTCTTCTTCGAGAAGCTGGGCTATCCGGTATTGAAGAAAACTCCTAAGGGCGCACCGTCCACCGCTGAAGAGGTACTGGTCGAGCTAGCACTAGACTATCCGCTGCCCAAGATCATCCTGGAGCACAGGAGTCTATCTAAGCTTAAGAGCACCTATACCGACAAGTTGCCACTGATGGTCGATGGCAAGACTGGCCGGGTACACACCAGCTACCATCAGGCCATCGCTGCCACCGGTCGCCTGTCATCCAGCGAACCTAACCTGCAGAACATCCCCATCCGCACCGAGGAGGGCCGCCGTATTCGTCACGCCTTCGTGGCGCCAGAGGGACGCAAGATCCTCGCAGCCGACTATTCGCAAATCGAGCTGAGGATCATGGCCCACCTCTCCCAGGATAAAGGCCTGCTGAGTGCCTTCGCAGAGGGCAAGGATATTCACAGAGCTACCGCTGCCGAGGTGTTTGACGTCGACTTCGGCGAAGTCACCAGCGAACAGCGTCGCCGCGCCAAGGCGGTGAACTTTGGTCTCATCTATGGCATGTCGGCCTTCGGTCTGGCCCGCCAGCTGGATATTCCGCGTCACGAGGCCCAGCAATATATCGACATCTACTTCAAGCGCTATCCTGGCGTGCTCAAGTATATGGAAGATACCCGCGCTGCCGCCGCCGAGCAGGGATACGTATCGACCCTCTATGGTCGCAGGCTCTATCTACCAGCCATCAAGGATAGAAATGCCATGCGCCGTCAGGCAGCGGAGCGCGCCGCGATCAACGCCCCCATGCAGGGCACGGCCGCCGATATCATCAAGAAGGCCATGATCAATATCGCCCAGTGGATCGAGACAGAGACCCAGGGAGAGATCACCATGATCATGCAGGTGCACGATGAACTGGTGTTTGAGGTCGACGCCAACAAGGCCGATTCGCTCAAACTCAAGGTGTGTGAACTGATGGCACAGGCCGCCTCGTTAGATGTCGAGCTACTGGCCGAGGCTGGTATCGGCGATAACTGGGAACAGGCGCACTAG
- the yihA gene encoding ribosome biogenesis GTP-binding protein YihA/YsxC → MTDSRIDFRQAKFLISAPDIAHLDEHLPGDVGVEIAFAGRSNAGKSSALNQLTEQKNLARTSKTPGRTQLINVFALDEHRRLVDLPGYGFAQVPLAMKKKWQQALGQYLQERACLSGLVVLMDIRHPLKDLDMQMIEWAVDCDIPVLALLTKCDKLAQSARMKTVNDVRKALADFGDGVKVEPFSSLKGTGKPKVLGILNEWCHPDWLVEALADAEQE, encoded by the coding sequence GTGACTGATTCTCGTATCGATTTTCGACAGGCCAAGTTTTTGATCAGTGCGCCGGATATTGCGCATCTGGATGAGCACTTGCCCGGTGATGTAGGCGTCGAAATCGCCTTTGCCGGCCGCTCTAATGCCGGAAAGTCGAGCGCATTAAACCAATTAACCGAGCAGAAGAACCTGGCAAGAACCAGTAAGACACCTGGGCGTACCCAGTTGATCAACGTCTTCGCGCTCGATGAGCACAGACGCCTGGTGGATTTGCCTGGCTATGGTTTTGCTCAGGTACCGCTGGCCATGAAGAAAAAATGGCAGCAGGCGCTGGGGCAATATCTGCAGGAACGCGCCTGTTTGAGTGGCCTGGTCGTGCTGATGGACATTCGTCATCCCCTCAAGGATCTCGACATGCAGATGATCGAGTGGGCGGTGGATTGCGATATTCCCGTGCTTGCCTTGCTGACCAAGTGTGACAAGTTGGCGCAGAGTGCTCGAATGAAGACGGTTAACGATGTGCGTAAGGCCTTGGCGGATTTTGGCGACGGCGTGAAGGTGGAGCCATTTTCTTCCTTGAAGGGAACCGGCAAGCCTAAGGTGCTGGGGATTCTTAACGAATGGTGTCATCCAGATTGGCTGGTGGAAGCCTTAGCCGATGCCGAACAAGAGTAA
- a CDS encoding c-type cytochrome, whose amino-acid sequence MKKFAIALSMLATLSTPALAAGDAEAGKTKAIICSACHGVDGNSMIDMYPKIAGQQETYLKKQLTELRQAAHTGGKEGRNDPMMSPMAAALSDQDIEDLAAYFSSQKLAMSEVKDVPELGEQLYKGGDAVRGVTACIACHGPSGKGSEAAGFPAIAGQHANYIKIQLNKFHDTSRNNDLNGMMQDVAKKLTSEDIEALSKYISSIK is encoded by the coding sequence ATGAAAAAGTTCGCTATTGCGCTATCGATGTTAGCCACTCTATCAACTCCGGCTCTAGCAGCAGGTGATGCTGAAGCGGGAAAAACTAAAGCAATCATTTGTTCTGCCTGTCACGGTGTTGATGGTAACAGTATGATCGACATGTACCCCAAGATTGCGGGTCAACAAGAAACTTACCTGAAGAAGCAGCTAACCGAGCTGCGTCAAGCTGCCCACACAGGCGGTAAAGAAGGCCGTAACGATCCTATGATGAGCCCAATGGCGGCGGCATTGTCGGATCAAGATATCGAAGATTTAGCGGCTTACTTCTCTTCGCAAAAACTTGCGATGAGCGAAGTCAAAGACGTGCCTGAACTGGGTGAGCAACTATACAAGGGTGGTGACGCCGTACGTGGTGTGACTGCATGTATCGCCTGTCACGGTCCGAGCGGTAAAGGTTCTGAGGCTGCAGGCTTCCCAGCTATCGCGGGCCAACACGCTAACTACATCAAGATCCAGCTGAATAAGTTTCACGATACAAGTCGTAACAACGACCTAAACGGCATGATGCAAGACGTTGCCAAGAAGCTGACCAGCGAAGATATCGAAGCACTATCTAAATATATTTCAAGCATTAAGTAA
- a CDS encoding methyltransferase domain-containing protein — MRRCPLCTSEETAPFYQDRKRCIYRCKRCMLLFADANSHLPPSAEVKRYRSANSKDKPLQQFLSSLITQCEQQVQGPLLGLNFGRLLNPQAIDAIKARGHQLNQYDPHFAPDHTLLRLEYDFICCYRVFEHFRFPGKEWQLLCSLLKPGGWMAISTQLLTELQGFPKWHHKNNLTHVSFYQQATFQYLANQAEFRLLFASKDLILVQKPTGSGITRDPSSLI, encoded by the coding sequence ATGCGAAGATGCCCCCTGTGCACCAGCGAAGAGACCGCCCCCTTCTATCAAGATAGAAAACGCTGCATCTATCGCTGTAAGCGCTGCATGCTGCTGTTTGCCGATGCCAACTCTCATCTGCCGCCCAGCGCCGAGGTAAAACGCTACCGCTCAGCCAATAGTAAAGACAAGCCGCTGCAACAATTCCTGTCGAGCCTGATCACTCAGTGTGAGCAGCAGGTTCAGGGCCCACTGCTTGGGCTCAACTTCGGTCGACTGCTAAACCCACAGGCGATAGACGCCATCAAGGCGCGAGGCCATCAGCTCAACCAGTATGATCCACACTTCGCCCCGGATCATACTCTGCTAAGACTCGAGTACGACTTCATCTGTTGTTATCGCGTCTTCGAGCATTTTCGCTTTCCTGGAAAGGAGTGGCAGCTGCTTTGTTCCCTGCTTAAACCCGGCGGCTGGATGGCGATCAGCACCCAGCTGCTCACCGAGCTTCAGGGCTTTCCCAAATGGCACCACAAAAACAATCTGACCCATGTCAGCTTTTATCAGCAAGCCACCTTCCAATATTTGGCAAACCAGGCCGAGTTTAGGCTATTATTCGCCTCGAAAGATCTCATTTTGGTGCAAAAACCAACAGGATCTGGTATAACACGCGACCCAAGTTCACTTATCTAA
- the yihI gene encoding Der GTPase-activating protein YihI, whose protein sequence is MTRKKSRKINENAPKRPPRTKKEDRVVTGKKQKSGNKAGSRHNEKQIQQKQSGTAQAKDPRHGSKKPIALELPTKAPVAKQPKAPKMSDEQKLLKLEEDPRLNKLLDMLEEGRDLNDTDQAWLEKQLTEIERLMDRLGITEEDDLEHVMKTTVGSDDDLLDKFESGADLLKDYQDKD, encoded by the coding sequence ATGACCCGTAAGAAATCGCGCAAGATCAATGAGAATGCGCCAAAACGTCCGCCTAGAACCAAGAAAGAAGACCGTGTCGTCACGGGTAAGAAGCAGAAGTCGGGCAATAAAGCGGGCAGTCGTCATAACGAAAAGCAGATCCAACAGAAGCAATCGGGCACGGCACAGGCCAAAGATCCCCGCCACGGCAGCAAGAAGCCTATCGCACTTGAGCTTCCGACTAAGGCGCCTGTTGCCAAGCAGCCCAAGGCACCTAAAATGAGCGACGAACAGAAACTGCTGAAGCTAGAGGAAGATCCTAGACTCAACAAGCTGCTCGACATGCTTGAAGAAGGTCGGGATCTCAACGATACGGATCAAGCCTGGTTAGAGAAGCAACTAACAGAGATTGAGCGCCTGATGGATCGCTTGGGCATCACGGAAGAGGATGACCTCGAGCATGTGATGAAGACCACGGTCGGCTCAGACGACGATCTGCTGGATAAGTTTGAATCTGGCGCCGATCTGCTCAAAGATTATCAAGATAAAGACTAG
- a CDS encoding DUF2489 domain-containing protein gives MTTTLLILGAIIILGLAAYAASLLLKLKQQTARQKAQREAQQAAADAKELELLGNIHYIAAAMLEERCELSEGVMRIGKLFNILGHTEQVKHQYPALFKHYEIIESHPIMEQRKALAKQQRMKLDLERMKSESALEAEIIAEVALLAKAYAHLSH, from the coding sequence ATGACTACGACACTCCTCATCCTGGGCGCCATCATCATCTTAGGCCTGGCCGCCTATGCCGCCAGCCTGTTACTCAAGCTGAAACAGCAAACCGCACGACAAAAAGCGCAACGCGAGGCACAACAGGCCGCGGCTGACGCCAAGGAGCTGGAACTGCTCGGCAACATTCACTATATCGCCGCCGCCATGCTCGAAGAGCGCTGTGAACTGTCAGAGGGCGTGATGCGTATCGGTAAGCTGTTCAATATTCTTGGCCACACAGAGCAGGTGAAACACCAGTACCCGGCGCTCTTTAAGCATTATGAGATCATCGAGTCCCACCCTATCATGGAGCAGCGCAAGGCGTTGGCCAAGCAGCAGCGCATGAAACTAGACTTAGAGAGAATGAAGTCAGAATCCGCCCTGGAAGCGGAGATCATCGCCGAGGTGGCCCTGTTGGCCAAAGCCTATGCCCACCTCAGCCACTGA
- the hemN gene encoding oxygen-independent coproporphyrinogen III oxidase: MKQPTQISWDQSMIEKYNYSGPRYTSYPTALEFDASFTEEDLLTSIANSKSNKLSLYLHIPFCAKLCYYCGCNKVITRHQHKADQYIEYLAAEIVKRAPLFKHYQVTQIHWGGGTPTFLSPEQILRLSALLREHFNIAEEGEYSIEVDPREIELSMLDTLKEAGFNRISVGVQDFNKEVQIAVNREQDEQFIFDLIAKAKAMGFVSTNIDLIYGLPHQTPQSFAETMQRVLDLSPDRLSVFNYAHLPARFAAQRKIKDEHLPTPQQKLEMLHQTIETLTGAGYQYIGMDHFAKPDDELAILQNEGRLHRNFQGYTTQEECDLLGLGVSSISQIGDCYAQNQKDIRPYYESVDEKGHALWKGCKLNRDDEIRRAVIKQLICHFDLDMAKMDERLGIKFEEYFAEDLKLLQTFIDDKLVEVKDRKITVGETGRLLIRNICICFDVYFRDKARQQQFSRVI, translated from the coding sequence TTGAAGCAGCCCACCCAAATTAGTTGGGATCAGTCAATGATCGAAAAATATAATTACAGCGGTCCTCGTTATACCTCTTACCCGACCGCACTAGAATTTGACGCCTCCTTCACCGAAGAAGACCTGCTCACCTCTATTGCCAACAGTAAGAGCAATAAACTGTCGCTGTATCTACACATTCCTTTCTGCGCCAAGCTCTGCTACTACTGCGGCTGCAACAAGGTGATCACCCGTCACCAGCACAAGGCCGACCAATATATCGAATACCTGGCGGCAGAGATCGTCAAACGCGCACCACTGTTTAAGCATTATCAGGTCACCCAGATCCACTGGGGTGGCGGTACGCCAACCTTCCTCAGCCCAGAGCAGATCCTCAGGCTGTCGGCGCTGCTCAGAGAGCACTTTAATATTGCCGAAGAGGGTGAATACTCTATCGAGGTCGATCCACGCGAGATCGAACTCTCTATGCTAGACACCCTCAAAGAAGCTGGCTTCAACCGTATCTCGGTCGGCGTGCAGGACTTCAACAAAGAGGTGCAGATTGCCGTTAACCGTGAACAGGACGAGCAGTTTATCTTCGACCTGATCGCCAAGGCCAAAGCCATGGGCTTCGTGTCGACCAACATCGACCTGATCTACGGCCTGCCACACCAAACACCGCAGAGCTTTGCAGAGACTATGCAGCGCGTACTGGATCTGTCTCCAGACAGACTCTCTGTCTTTAACTACGCTCACCTACCTGCACGTTTCGCGGCCCAGCGTAAGATTAAGGACGAGCATCTGCCGACACCACAGCAGAAGCTGGAGATGCTACACCAGACTATCGAGACGCTGACGGGTGCTGGCTACCAATACATAGGCATGGACCACTTCGCCAAGCCGGATGATGAGCTTGCTATTTTGCAAAACGAAGGACGCCTGCACCGTAACTTCCAGGGTTACACGACCCAGGAAGAGTGTGATCTTCTGGGTCTTGGGGTATCTTCTATCAGCCAGATTGGCGATTGCTACGCCCAGAACCAGAAAGATATCCGTCCTTACTATGAGTCGGTGGATGAGAAGGGTCACGCCCTGTGGAAAGGCTGCAAACTTAATCGTGACGACGAGATCCGCCGCGCCGTGATCAAGCAGCTGATCTGCCACTTCGATCTGGATATGGCCAAGATGGATGAGCGATTAGGCATTAAGTTTGAAGAGTACTTCGCCGAAGATCTCAAGCTACTTCAAACCTTTATCGACGACAAGCTGGTCGAAGTCAAAGACAGAAAGATCACAGTTGGCGAAACCGGCCGTCTGCTGATCCGCAACATCTGTATCTGTTTCGACGTCTACTTCCGCGACAAGGCTCGTCAACAGCAGTTCTCTCGGGTTATCTAA
- the add gene encoding adenosine deaminase: MIDTSIPLVDLHRHLDGNVRVETIWDLGHQHNIALPADTLEGLAPFVQIQGKESSLVAFLKKLDWMVAVLADLDAVKRVAYENVADAAISGLDYAELRFSPYYMAMNHKLPIEGVVEAVIDGVKAGLKDHQVKINLIGIMSRSFGQDACMQELDALLAHKQHLVAMDLAGDELGFPGALFNDHFKKVRDAGLAITAHAGEAAGAESMWQAIQELGATRIGHGVNAIHDPKLMEYLAANRIGIESCPTSNLHTSTVTSYQEHPLRTFMEAGVLIGLNTDDPGVSAIDIKHEYRTVKQEMGFSDAELAQLQRNGVEMAFISDSERKALYAAKA; this comes from the coding sequence ATGATTGATACATCCATTCCGTTGGTGGATCTGCATCGTCATCTTGATGGTAACGTCAGGGTGGAAACGATTTGGGACCTGGGCCACCAACACAATATTGCTTTACCTGCCGATACCTTGGAAGGTTTAGCGCCTTTCGTTCAAATTCAGGGGAAAGAATCGAGTCTGGTGGCTTTTCTAAAGAAGCTCGACTGGATGGTTGCCGTCCTGGCGGATCTCGATGCGGTTAAACGCGTGGCCTATGAGAACGTCGCCGATGCGGCGATCTCTGGTCTGGATTACGCCGAGCTGAGATTCAGTCCTTACTATATGGCGATGAACCACAAGTTGCCGATAGAAGGCGTCGTCGAAGCCGTTATCGACGGGGTTAAGGCGGGCCTCAAGGATCATCAGGTGAAGATCAACCTGATCGGCATCATGTCGCGTTCCTTCGGGCAGGATGCCTGCATGCAGGAGCTGGATGCGCTACTTGCCCACAAGCAGCACCTGGTGGCGATGGACCTGGCTGGGGATGAGCTAGGCTTCCCGGGCGCCCTGTTTAACGATCACTTCAAGAAGGTGCGTGACGCCGGGTTAGCCATTACGGCCCATGCCGGCGAGGCTGCCGGCGCCGAGAGCATGTGGCAGGCTATTCAGGAACTGGGTGCGACCCGTATCGGCCATGGGGTTAATGCGATACATGATCCTAAGCTGATGGAGTATCTTGCCGCCAACAGGATAGGCATAGAGTCCTGCCCAACCAGTAACCTGCACACCTCGACTGTGACCAGTTATCAGGAGCATCCGCTGCGCACCTTCATGGAGGCGGGCGTGTTGATCGGTCTTAACACAGACGATCCGGGCGTGAGTGCCATCGACATCAAGCACGAGTACCGCACCGTGAAGCAGGAGATGGGCTTTAGCGATGCCGAGCTGGCACAGCTACAGCGTAACGGCGTGGAGATGGCCTTTATCTCCGACAGCGAGCGTAAGGCGCTCTACGCCGCTAAAGCCTAA